The following coding sequences lie in one Arachis ipaensis cultivar K30076 chromosome B05, Araip1.1, whole genome shotgun sequence genomic window:
- the LOC107642732 gene encoding probable indole-3-acetic acid-amido synthetase GH3.1: MACGSELLSPSPIEQPLAPAPACDEKSAKALQFIEEVTKNTDSVQERVLEEILHQNADTEYLKRFGLNGATDRKTFKSKIPVVTYEDLQPDIQRIANGDRSPIFCAYPISEFLTSSGTSAGERKLMPFIHEELDRRQLLYSLLMPVMNQYVPDLDKGKALHFLFVKAETKTPGGLVARPVLTSYYKSEHFKNRPFDPYNLYTSPNEAILCPDSFQSMYTQMLCGLIMRHQVLRVGAVFASGLLRAIRFLQLNWQQLSHDISTGTLSPKITDPSIRECMAKLLKPDPELAEFITMECSSEDWERIITRIWPNTKYLDVIVTGAMAQYIPTLDYYSGGLPKACTMYGSSECYFGLNLRPISDPSDVSYTIMPNMGYFEFIPHDDSSPLTLSRDSPPPLVDLADVEVGKYYELVITTYCGLNRYRVGDILQVTRFYNTAPEFRFVRRKNVLLSIDSDKTDESELQRGIENASVLLKEFNTTVVEYTSYADTKSIPGHYVIYWELMIKNASRPPTNEVLNQCCLAMEESLNSVYRQGRVADNSIGPLEIRVVKNGTFEELMDYAISRGASINQYKVPRCVSFTPIMELLDSRVVSVHFSPAAPHWTPERRR; encoded by the exons ATGGCTTGTGGTTCTGAGTTGTTGTCGCCCTCTCCTATTGAACAACCTTTAGCTCCTGCACCTGCTTGTGATGAGAAGAGCGCAAAGGCTCTTCAGTTCATAGAGGAGGTCACAAAAAACACCGACTCGGTCCAGGAGAGAGTTTTGGAGGAGATTCTGCACCAGAACGCCGACACGGAGTATCTGAAGCGATTTGGCCTAAACGGAGCCACTGACCGGAAGACCTTCAAGTCCAAAATTCCTGTCGTTACTTACGAGGATCTTCAGCCTGATATCCAGCGCATTGCAAATGGTGACCGCTCTCCAATCTTCTGCGCTTACCCAATCTCTGAGTTCCTCACGAG TTCTGGCACATCTGCTGGCGAAAGAAAACTGATGCCGTTCATTCATGAGGAGTTAGACCGACGTCAGTTACTGTACAGCCTTCTCATGCCAGTCATGAACCA GTACGTTCCTGATTTGGACAAAGGAAAAGCGCTTCACTTCCTGTTCGTGAAGGCAGAAACGAAGACCCCCGGAGGGCTGGTGGCGCGGCCGGTGCTAACAAGCTACTACAAAAGCGAGCACTTCAAGAACCGTCCGTTTGACCCATACAACTTGTACACTAGCCCGAATGAGGCGATCCTCTGCCCCGATTCATTCCAGAGTATGTACACACAGATGCTATGCGGCCTCATCATGCGCCACCAAGTCCTCCGCGTCGGCGCCGTCTTCGCCTCCGGCCTTCTCAGGGCCATCCGCTTCCTCCAGCTTAACTGGCAACAGTTGAGCCATGACATCTCAACCGGAACCCTAAGCCCCAAAATCACCGACCCTTCCATAAGGGAATGCATGGCCAAACTCCTCAAACCCGACCCGGAGCTGGCGGAATTCATAACGATGGAGTGCTCCAGTGAGGACTGGGAACGGATAATCACAAGAATCTGGCCAAATACTAAGTACCTGGACGTGATCGTCACCGGTGCCATGGCGCAATACATTCCCACGCTGGACTACTACAGTGGTGGATTACCTAAAGCTTGCACCATGTACGGTTCCTCCGAGTGCTACTTTGGTCTTAATCTCAGGCCAATTTCGGATCCTTCTGACGTTTCTTACACCATTATGCCAAACATGGGTTACTTCGAGTTCATTCCACACGATGACTCGTCTCCTCTCACTCTCTCCCGTGACTCGCCGCCGCCGCTCGTTGACCTCGCCGACGTCGAAGTCGGGAAGTACTACGAGCTCGTTATCACAACCTACTGCGGCCTCAACCGATACCGTGTGGGTGACATTCTTCAAGTCACAAGGTTCTACAACACGGCGCCAGAATTCCGCTTTGTAAGAAGAAAGAACGTTCTTTTGAGCATCGATTCTGACAAAACCGATGAATCGGAGCTTCAGAGAGGCATAGAGAACGCATCTGTGCTGTTAAAGGAGTTCAACACGACGGTGGTTGAGTACACGAGTTATGCAGACACAAAATCGATCCCAGGGCATTACGTGATTTACTGGGAGCTTATGATAAAGAACGCTTCTCGTCCTCCAACTAATGAAGTTCTAAACCAGTGCTGCTTGGCAATGGAGGAGTCTTTAAACTCGGTTTATAGACAGGGAAGAGTTGCAGATAATTCGATTGGACCGTTGGAAATAAGAGTGGTGAAGAATGGAACATTTGAGGAGCTCATGGACTATGCTATCTCCAGGGGTGCGTCCATTAATCAGTACAAGGTTCCAAGGTGCGTAAGCTTCACACCAATAATGGAACTGCTCGACTCTAGGGTGGTCTCTGTTCATTTCAGCCCAGCTGCACCTCACTGGACACCTGAACGTCGTCGTTGA